The nucleotide sequence AAAGGAGAAGGTTCCGAAGGTCCGTCGCCCCGCTGAAGACCAGGTAATACGAGAGGAGAACGAAGCCCAGCCCCCATGCCACGTCGGCGACGTCGTTCCGCCCGAGCCGCACCGAGACGCCGAACCAGAGCGTGGCGTGCAGTAAGACCAGAATGGCTCCCTCGGTGACGAGTCTGAGCATGGGGGCCCCCTCGATCGTTGCGACCCGCGGATCCTCCCGGATATCCTGTCTCCCATGAAGATCGCCTATCTGGACGGGCCGCGGCTACGCCGCACCCTCCTCGCGGCGGGGGATCACCTTCGGAGCAGACGCTCCGAGCTCAACCGCATCAACGTCTTTCCCGTTCCCGACGGGGACACCGGAAGCAACCTCGCCCTCACGGTGCATGCGATCACCGAGCGCCTCCGCCGGAATCGGGACGGGCCCATCTCGGAGGTCTCCCGGGAAGTCGCCACGGCCGCCGTGCTGGGTGCCCGGGGAAACTCGGGAATGATGCTCTCGCAATTCTTCCTCGGCTTCGCGGATCGCCTCCAAGGGAGCGGACGGGCCGGAGCGCGCGATCTCGCCGAGGCGATTCTGGCCGGCGCGGAGCGAGTCGAAGGCGCGATGGAGGCACCGACCGAAGGGACCATCGTGACGGTGATCCGGGATACGGCCCGCGCGGGGGCCCGTTCCGAGGAGCGGGACATCGCCGTCTTCCTCGACGAGATCTTGAGCGAGGCGCGAGCCTCACTCGCCCGCACCCCCGACCTCCTCCCCGTGCTTCGTCGGGCGGGGGTGGTGGATGCCGGAGCGAAAGGCTTCGTCCTCCTCCTCGAGGGGACGCTCGGCTTCCTCGACGGAAGCCGCTTCGTGGAACCGGCCCCGGCCGAGGACGAGCTGGGCCTCCTGGCGGTCGCTGAGATGGACTTCCCACGAGCGGAGGAGCGGTTCCGTTTCTGCACGGAGGCGCTCGTCCAGGGCCCATGGCTTCCGCCGGAAGTCGTGGTGCGCGGGGTTCTGCGCGAAATGGGGGATTCGCTCTTGGTGGTGCGGACCGGCGAGGCACTCAAAGTCCACATTCACACCAACGAGCCCGAGGGTGTCTTCGCCGAGCTCCGCAAGCTCGGGGAGCTCGTGACGCACAAGGCCGAGGACATGCGGGCGCAGCATCACGCTGTCGAGCGCGCGGGCGCGCGTCGCCACGGCCTCGCGAGGCGCCCCGTGGGAGTCGTGACGGACAGCGCCTGCGATCTTTCGGACGAGATCTTGAATGCACACGGGATCCGCCTTGTCCCGCTTGGGATCGTAGCGGCGGATCGGACGTACCTGGACCGAGTCGAGCTCTCCGCCGCCGCCTTCCACCAACGCCTCGCCCAGGCGGACGTGCGCTTCACGACTTCCCAGCCCTCCCCCGGCGCCTTCGTCGAAGGATTTCGAGAGGCGGCGGAAGACGCGGAAGAGCTCGTGGTCGTAACCCTGGGATCGGGGCTTTCGGGGACCTACGGCTCGGCCGAAGCCGCCACGAAGCTCTTCCCGGAGGCACGGGTCCATCTCATGGATTCCCAGGGGGTGACCCTCCTCGAAGGCCTCCTCGTCCTCAAGGCGGCCGAGCTCGCCGAGAGGGGCATCCGGCCCGACGCCATCGTCGCAGAGCTGGAGCGGGTGCGCGACCGGTCCGGAGTCTATCTCACCGTGGATGGCTTCGACCGGCTCCTCGCTTCCGGAAGAGTGAACCCCGGTGTCGCCTGGGTGGGGAACCGCCTCGACCTCAAGCCCATCCTCCGATTGAACCGGAAGGCGAAGGTAGAACGCGCGGGGCAGGCGTTTGGCCGGGATCGCGTCCTCCCCGGCCTGATGAAGATCCTCGAGCGCGAGATCCCGCCACGCGTCCAGAAGGTGCGTTTCGGGGTGGCGCATGTGGGGCGCCCCGAGATCATCGAGGAGGTCTCTGCCGAGCTCCGAGGCCGCTGGGGCGACGTGGAGATCCTCACCGCTGCGGCGAGCCCCGTGATTGCCAACCATGTGGGGCTGGGGGCCTGGGCCGTGGCCTATATGGTCGAGGACTGAGGCCTTCCGTCCTCCCCTGAAACCTGGCCCTCCGCACCTTCGTAGTGACGAGAGTTACGGGGAAACGCATCCAACGCGCCTTCCCCCCGGCCATTCCCCAATCCGCCCTGCGGAGGACCGATGCGGAGGACCCTCCTCGGTATTCTGGCCTTTTTTTTCGTCTCCCTCCCCCTCGACGCGCAGGAATGGGAGATCGAACGCTCCGGGGTCCCGCGAGACCTGGCGGACCGGCTCATCAGGATCGTAAACGACGCAGCGACCGTGCGCTTCTCCGAAGGCGCCGCGGTGCCGGTGGACAGCGCGATCGTGGGGGATGTCGTGGTCATGGGTTCCCTGCGCCTCGACGGGAGGGTCGAAGGCGAGGTGATCGTGGTGGATGGGGATGTGGATCTCGGGCCGAATGCCGAGGTCGCGGGGAACCTGACCGTCGTGGGAGGCGAGGTGCGTGGGGACGAATTGGCGCGCATCGGTGGCGCGATCATGGCATTTCAGGCGGCCGGACCGCGTTTCCTGAGCGAACGGACGACGACCGACCCGTCGGGAATCCCGAATGGCGTCGGTGCGAGGTTCGACCGGGACGGACACACCGGGTTCGAGGTTGAGTTCGGCAACTACAATCGGCTCGAAGGCCTGCCGGTGGCACTCGGACCGTCTTTCACCGCGGGCGGACGCGATCCCTTCCGCGTCGGCGCCGACCTGATCTGGCGCACCGAAGGGCGGGCGCCCTTTCAGCACGACCGCCTCGGATACAAAGTGGAAGCCGAACAGTTTTTCGGCGGCCGGAGAGAACTCAGGATCGGGGGCGGCCTCTATTCGCACATCTCGCCGATCGAGGCCTGGGGACTCACCGACAGCGAAAACTCCCTCTCCGCCTTCCTCTTCACCAGCGACCAGCGCGACTACCTCGAGGCACGCGGCGTGCATGGGTACCTGCGCGTCACGCCTCGGAAGATTCCCGTGGATTTCCGCGTCGGGTATCGCGAGGAGAGGACCGGTTCCGTCGCTCCGCAGGATCCCTGGAGCATGGTCAGCCGGGGACATCCCTGGCGCGACCAGCCAGTCGTCGCCGAGGGGACGATCCAGAGCGTGTTCGGCGAGCTCGAGGTGGATACGCGCGACAACTTCGAGGAGCCGAGAAGCGGTTGGCTCATCCGCGCGACCTGGGAAGAAGGCGTGGGCGGGGACTTCTCGGTCCCATCCGGCACCCTTCCCCCGCTCGATCCCCAGGGCGAGCCCCTGACCGTCGTGGCGCCGGAGATCGGCCGAAGCTTTTCCAGCGCCTTCCTGGACATTCGCCGTTACAACTCGGTGGGTCGCGGAAGCCGGCTGAACCTGCGCGGCGTCCTCGGCGGTTCACCGTCGGGAGAGATCCTCCCTCCGCAGCACCAGGTGACCCTCGGCGGTGCGGGTACGTTACCCGGACACGCGCTCTTCGCCGCCGATTGCGGTGCGCGAAACGGCTTCCTGACCCTCGAAAGGGAGGAAGTGGCGCAGGCGATGGTCCCCTTCTATGGGTGCGACCGAGTGGCGCTTTTCCAGGCCGAGTACCGCGGGAGCATTGGGGAATTTCTGGGATGGGGCGGCCGCTCCCGTCGCGAGTCGGGTCGGGGAAGCTTCGATCCGGATCCCTATTGGGTCGTCTTCTTCGACGCAGGAAAGGCGTGGGCCGAGGGCGACTGGGGCGGCTTCGCGCGGACGGATTCGCCTACGCTCTATGACGCCGGAGTCGGCCTCCTGCTCGGAGACCTCGGCGTCTACTGGGCGAAACCCTTCGGAGAAGGCGCGGAGGGGAGCACCCTCACGGTGCGGTTGGGGCGGAGGTTCTAGTGGGCCGATGTAGGTCGAAGTCGCGAGGCGATCAGGCCATGACGAACCGGTCACGCCCTTGCACCTTCGCGCGGTAAAGCGCCTCATCGGCGGCGCGCAACAGATCCGCCCCGGACTCATAGCCGGGGTACACCGCTCCCCCGATGGATACCGTGATGGGTCCCAGGGTCCGTCCCGCGTGCCGCAGATCCAATTGCTTGAGGTCGCGGATCATTAGTTCCGCTCGCGTGGCTACCGCAGCCGAGTCCGCACCGCAGAGAACGATCGCGAACTCCTCGCCCCCGTACCGGCAAGCCACGTCCTGGCCGCGAGTGTGCTCCGCGAGAAAGGTCCCAAACGCGCGGAGCGCGGCGTCGCCGCCTTCGTGCCCAAAGGTGTCGTTGAACCCTTTGAAGCGATCGATGTCGATCATCAGGACCGCCAACTGATCGTTGTGACGGATGGCGCGCCGAATCTCTCTGTCCAGGGATTCCTCCAGATACCGCCGATTGAAGAGGCCCGTCAACGGGTCGCGAATG is from Gemmatimonadota bacterium and encodes:
- a CDS encoding DegV family protein, yielding MKIAYLDGPRLRRTLLAAGDHLRSRRSELNRINVFPVPDGDTGSNLALTVHAITERLRRNRDGPISEVSREVATAAVLGARGNSGMMLSQFFLGFADRLQGSGRAGARDLAEAILAGAERVEGAMEAPTEGTIVTVIRDTARAGARSEERDIAVFLDEILSEARASLARTPDLLPVLRRAGVVDAGAKGFVLLLEGTLGFLDGSRFVEPAPAEDELGLLAVAEMDFPRAEERFRFCTEALVQGPWLPPEVVVRGVLREMGDSLLVVRTGEALKVHIHTNEPEGVFAELRKLGELVTHKAEDMRAQHHAVERAGARRHGLARRPVGVVTDSACDLSDEILNAHGIRLVPLGIVAADRTYLDRVELSAAAFHQRLAQADVRFTTSQPSPGAFVEGFREAAEDAEELVVVTLGSGLSGTYGSAEAATKLFPEARVHLMDSQGVTLLEGLLVLKAAELAERGIRPDAIVAELERVRDRSGVYLTVDGFDRLLASGRVNPGVAWVGNRLDLKPILRLNRKAKVERAGQAFGRDRVLPGLMKILEREIPPRVQKVRFGVAHVGRPEIIEEVSAELRGRWGDVEILTAAASPVIANHVGLGAWAVAYMVED
- a CDS encoding polymer-forming cytoskeletal protein, with the translated sequence MRRTLLGILAFFFVSLPLDAQEWEIERSGVPRDLADRLIRIVNDAATVRFSEGAAVPVDSAIVGDVVVMGSLRLDGRVEGEVIVVDGDVDLGPNAEVAGNLTVVGGEVRGDELARIGGAIMAFQAAGPRFLSERTTTDPSGIPNGVGARFDRDGHTGFEVEFGNYNRLEGLPVALGPSFTAGGRDPFRVGADLIWRTEGRAPFQHDRLGYKVEAEQFFGGRRELRIGGGLYSHISPIEAWGLTDSENSLSAFLFTSDQRDYLEARGVHGYLRVTPRKIPVDFRVGYREERTGSVAPQDPWSMVSRGHPWRDQPVVAEGTIQSVFGELEVDTRDNFEEPRSGWLIRATWEEGVGGDFSVPSGTLPPLDPQGEPLTVVAPEIGRSFSSAFLDIRRYNSVGRGSRLNLRGVLGGSPSGEILPPQHQVTLGGAGTLPGHALFAADCGARNGFLTLEREEVAQAMVPFYGCDRVALFQAEYRGSIGEFLGWGGRSRRESGRGSFDPDPYWVVFFDAGKAWAEGDWGGFARTDSPTLYDAGVGLLLGDLGVYWAKPFGEGAEGSTLTVRLGRRF